Proteins co-encoded in one Spirosoma endbachense genomic window:
- a CDS encoding TAT-variant-translocated molybdopterin oxidoreductase — protein sequence MEENTTKRYWKGVEELRNDATFVKNANSEFANPDLGDSSDDLDGLLGGSNTQRRDFLKVMGFGMAAVTLAACETPVHKAIPYINKPEFTFPSISDYYASTYTDGGDYAAVLVETREGRPIKIEGNPLSSISKGGTTARVQASVLSLYDIDKLKGPKRGESDIDWATADREIVNQLNSVAAKGGAIRIVTSTILSPATKAVVADFVAKFPTARHIMYDANSAFGIVQANQASFGKAVIPSYDFSKAQTIVSVGADFLGTWIAPLEFMRPYAQGRKIGAVGGGKKTMSRHYQFETGLSMTGANADYRTAIKPSQEGLVVAALYNKVAAKLGGSAVSTSSITVSNLDKAANDLVSARGKALVVSGSNDPNVQIVVNALNNLLGSYGTTIDINTPINYRQGNDQQMSAFIDEAKAGRVGAALFFGANPVYDHPRGAELAEALPKIALSVSFADRADETASLAKYITPAPHYLECWNDAEPKQGFYSLTQPAITPIFKTRQFQSSLLTWAGKPSDFQTYLKNFWRTNRYPQASGFSSFDAFWIKSLHDGVFEPGKGAPVAGGASFAGNIAQAAAGIAQRYKPTTGIELALYEKVGIGTGSTANNPWLQEMPDPVTKACWDNYAAISQKTAHDLGLAQNDLVTVSADGKSVELPVLIQPGQADETVSVAIGYGREKAGKSANGVGKNAFPFAKIANGYIAYSSFSAKVDKASGSREVAQTQTHDTVMGRKAVLQESILAEYQKNPMAGRYEPRVVTSEGAKPSTDISLWNGYGKPNHSWGMVIDLNSCIGCNACVISCQSENNIAVVGRQEVINRREMHWIRIDRYYSSDADPENLKELEVASANPEVTFQPMLCQHCSNAPCETVCPVLATTHSTEGLNQMTYNRCVGTRYCANNCPYKVRRFNWFKYFDNDNFDYNFNNDLGKMAINPDVTVRSRGVIEKCSFCVQRIQEGKLTAKKERRRPMPDEIQTACAQACPTDAIIFGDMNNPESTISKTLETELKGRAFHVLEEINVRPQISYLTKIRNKDEEPKKEARQESQA from the coding sequence ATGGAAGAAAATACGACCAAACGGTATTGGAAAGGGGTTGAAGAATTACGCAACGATGCAACGTTTGTAAAGAACGCTAACAGCGAGTTTGCGAATCCTGACCTGGGCGATTCGTCGGATGACCTTGATGGTCTGCTCGGTGGCTCAAACACCCAACGCCGTGATTTCCTCAAAGTAATGGGCTTTGGGATGGCAGCAGTAACGCTGGCTGCCTGCGAAACCCCAGTTCATAAAGCCATTCCGTACATCAACAAACCGGAATTTACATTCCCTTCTATTTCAGACTACTACGCGTCAACATATACCGACGGTGGCGATTATGCCGCTGTTCTGGTCGAAACTCGCGAAGGACGGCCTATAAAAATTGAAGGTAACCCGCTGTCCAGCATCTCGAAAGGAGGTACTACGGCCCGAGTTCAGGCATCTGTATTGTCTTTATATGATATAGACAAACTGAAAGGTCCGAAACGGGGCGAGTCAGACATTGACTGGGCAACGGCCGACCGTGAGATTGTTAATCAGCTAAATTCAGTAGCAGCTAAAGGCGGAGCTATCCGGATTGTTACATCAACAATTCTTAGTCCGGCAACGAAAGCAGTTGTAGCTGATTTTGTGGCTAAATTTCCAACTGCCCGCCACATTATGTACGATGCGAACTCTGCGTTCGGAATTGTACAGGCCAATCAGGCTTCCTTTGGTAAAGCAGTTATTCCTTCCTACGATTTCAGCAAAGCACAAACCATCGTTAGTGTGGGCGCTGATTTTCTTGGAACGTGGATAGCCCCCCTTGAATTTATGCGTCCGTACGCACAGGGCCGGAAAATCGGCGCTGTCGGTGGTGGCAAAAAAACAATGTCGCGGCACTACCAGTTCGAAACGGGTTTGTCGATGACGGGTGCTAATGCTGACTATCGTACAGCCATCAAGCCGTCGCAGGAAGGATTAGTTGTTGCTGCACTCTATAATAAGGTCGCTGCAAAACTGGGCGGATCTGCTGTAAGTACATCATCAATCACGGTTTCTAATCTCGATAAGGCAGCTAACGATCTTGTTAGCGCACGCGGGAAGGCATTGGTTGTTTCGGGATCTAACGATCCAAACGTGCAAATCGTTGTCAATGCCCTAAACAACCTGTTGGGTAGCTATGGCACAACGATCGATATCAATACACCGATCAATTACCGTCAGGGTAATGACCAGCAAATGAGCGCCTTCATCGATGAAGCGAAAGCAGGTCGGGTCGGTGCAGCACTGTTTTTCGGTGCAAACCCAGTATATGATCACCCGCGTGGTGCCGAACTGGCAGAAGCGCTGCCGAAAATAGCACTGTCTGTTTCATTTGCTGATCGCGCTGATGAAACCGCTTCTCTGGCAAAATACATCACGCCCGCTCCTCATTATCTGGAATGCTGGAATGATGCCGAGCCTAAGCAGGGTTTCTATAGCCTGACTCAACCGGCTATTACTCCTATCTTCAAAACGCGTCAGTTTCAGTCCAGTTTGTTGACATGGGCAGGTAAGCCAAGTGATTTTCAGACCTATCTGAAAAATTTCTGGCGCACAAATCGCTATCCGCAGGCTTCTGGCTTTAGTTCGTTCGATGCGTTCTGGATTAAGAGCCTTCATGATGGCGTATTTGAACCTGGCAAAGGAGCTCCCGTTGCTGGTGGTGCTTCGTTTGCCGGAAACATTGCCCAGGCTGCCGCTGGCATTGCTCAGCGTTATAAGCCAACAACGGGTATCGAGCTGGCCTTGTATGAGAAAGTAGGTATCGGTACGGGGTCGACGGCAAATAATCCCTGGTTACAGGAGATGCCTGATCCTGTAACGAAAGCTTGCTGGGATAACTACGCTGCCATTTCGCAAAAAACAGCTCATGACTTAGGGCTTGCTCAGAATGATCTGGTAACTGTCTCTGCCGATGGGAAATCGGTTGAATTGCCTGTTTTAATACAGCCAGGCCAGGCCGATGAAACGGTTTCGGTGGCGATTGGCTACGGCCGTGAAAAGGCGGGTAAATCGGCCAATGGCGTCGGGAAAAATGCGTTCCCTTTTGCGAAAATCGCTAATGGTTATATTGCCTACTCGTCTTTTAGTGCGAAAGTAGACAAAGCGAGTGGTTCACGGGAGGTTGCGCAAACGCAAACGCATGATACTGTGATGGGCCGTAAGGCTGTTTTGCAGGAATCAATCCTTGCCGAATACCAGAAGAACCCGATGGCGGGCCGTTACGAGCCAAGAGTCGTAACGTCTGAAGGTGCAAAACCATCTACTGATATATCGCTTTGGAATGGCTATGGTAAGCCTAACCATTCATGGGGTATGGTCATTGACCTGAACTCCTGTATTGGTTGTAATGCCTGCGTAATTAGTTGCCAGTCAGAGAATAACATTGCTGTTGTTGGTCGTCAGGAAGTAATAAACCGACGCGAGATGCACTGGATTCGCATTGACCGCTACTATAGCAGTGATGCTGATCCCGAAAATCTGAAAGAACTGGAAGTTGCATCGGCAAATCCCGAAGTAACATTCCAGCCAATGCTTTGCCAGCACTGCAGCAATGCTCCCTGCGAAACGGTTTGCCCTGTTCTTGCAACAACTCACAGTACGGAAGGTCTTAACCAAATGACCTATAACCGTTGTGTAGGTACGCGTTATTGCGCCAACAACTGTCCCTATAAAGTACGCCGATTTAACTGGTTTAAGTACTTCGATAATGACAATTTCGATTATAACTTCAACAATGACCTCGGTAAGATGGCCATTAATCCGGACGTAACCGTTCGGTCTCGGGGTGTAATCGAGAAATGTTCATTCTGCGTACAGCGTATTCAGGAAGGTAAGTTGACTGCCAAAAAAGAACGCCGTCGGCCCATGCCCGACGAAATTCAAACGGCTTGTGCGCAGGCTTGCCCAACAGATGCGATCATTTTCGGCGATATGAACAACCCGGAAAGTACGATTTCCAAGACACTGGAAACCGAACTGAAAGGCCGGGCTTTCCATGTTCTTGAAGAGATCAACGTGAGACCACAAATCTCGTATCTGACCAAAATTCGGAATAAAGACGAAGAACCAAAGAAGGAAGCTCGTCAGGAATCGCAGGCATAA